The sequence CAGGCTAACAACGACGATTAGTCGTTTGAGGTTATGGATTCTTGTTGTTGTGTTCATAAGCGGCGGTTCTAGATGTGCTCACGTAACAGACACATGTTAATAAAGCCTTATGTATTTTGAGTACATGACTTGTATttttgttgagtaaataggcaatttctcgattaaattaatccatgagtaaatcactagcatggcattgactaagttgatgacgtactgattctgatctaaacatgcacgtactaagcaaacagtagacaaatctacacatactgctagtactgctaatatgaaaataatcaggagcgggataaacgagttataccctccagtaggccacgcagaggccgcggctttggtggcagcagcggcgtcctcggcgaccttcttgtcggcttcagctttctcggcggcggcacggtcggcgtcggtggacatggtgatgacgaaggcaacgcggacgtagaggaagtagacgatcggaagcgagcagtcgcgtaatagctgcccaaaaacctattcgcccctcaccccgtacaggaaccagaagggcgtggtttcggagacctgctctctcgtcgaccgtgtacgtggcggacgggatggagtcaccggcggcagaagcagcaaagaaacgacggtgggcgtgcgcgtgagcagatgtgatctgttcgtggcggctagggttaggagacaccgcatacttataggcgcagccgcgtggagagacgtgggctcgacccacgtccgagtccgtgacagcccacgatccgacgtctcagatcgtggcccagctgtcagaaaactctccgttagtgactggcaaaaataagcgcgtaggtgtgagctcggctcggctcaatcccgcaacccgcggcgcgtcgtgacgaggcatggcgtggcgaggcgggcggcggaggaggagtgcgcgagggcctcttctcttctcaagctccaatagcatgtagaagagaaacccttataaaccactccaactctccttccacttccggggtgggactaaacttcccaccacacctagtgccatataacccacatgggcccttagagatttttcagaaattgtaatatgggcctagagcccatctcagatttcagcaatcccccaccagatctcgagggcccattgtgtcctctgttccaattgctgtttcgatataccagtgtttcagtaaagacctgttaaggttgaacttcacctagaacaagtggctacactccttcacaactgaacaatggactatgccttgaattgtcagtttggcgtaaagaagtttcactacatgtcttactagtactaggctgccgaaggctgacccctcgggtggagcatataagtcacactcctggcctattcatgagcttactagagatcaccccaatctcatagactgtgaccagcagttgggctcatataggtgtgttcctccaaagatcgctctgtaggatagcatcttgcttttataagctttggaacacattgagaccgtagtcatcctaccatacagtatcgagagtattgcatctccaacgaagtgggttagtatagttactctcctcagttcaccactggcttgttttcccaggtcctagttcacgggatctccgatcatataggttgggttaccaccatggcaactcatgtgggtctcatacccatctccctcgatgcattatctatcacaacacgtgatagtccttttgtaaagggatctgccagattcttagtcgtatggacatagtccaacgctatcactccggagtttcttaattttctgacagcttttaatctcattcttatgtgtttggtggacttcatgttgtcctttgaactcttcaccttggtgatgacagtctgattgtcacagttcataaggatagccggaaccggtttatcaaccaatggcaagtccatcaaaagatctcgaagccgtctcgcttcaacaccagatgtgtctaatgccgttaattctgcttccattgtcgatctcgttaagatcgtttgcttgcaagacttccaggaaacagcgccacctccaagagtaaacatatacccagttgtggccttcatctcatcagcatcagagatccaattcgcatcactatacccttcaagtaccgacgggtatccggtatagtgaagtccatagttcatagtacctttcagatagcgcataactctctcaacagcatgccaatgtacatcacccggtttggaaacaaaccggctcagtttgctcacagcaaacgcgatgtcaggcctcgttgcgctcgctaggtacatcagtgaaccaatgatttgagagtatctcaattgatctttagccatgcctttggactttcgaatcaatacgctaggatcatatggtgtttgagatggtgtgcagtccgaatatccaaaacgactcaacaccttctcaacgtaatgggattgcagaagtgtgatcccaccctcattatctctcagtagcttgatgttcaagataacatcagccacaccaaggtctttcatctcaaagttctgagatagaaacgatttgacctcctcaatgactttgaggtttgttccgaatatcagtatgtcatcaacatacaagcacagtataactccttcgcccccaccatggcgatagtatacacatttgtcagcctcattaacaacgaaaccaacagatgtcagagttgtattaaacttatcatgccattgcttaggtgcttgtttcaggccatataaagattttatcaacctacacacctttctttcctgaccatctatcacaaagccatcaggctgttgcatgtagatttcctcctttagctctccatttagaaaagccgtcttaacatccatctgatggacgagaagaccatgtgaggccgccaacgagagtaatactcgaatggtggtcagtctagccacaggtgaataagtatcaaagaaatcttcctcttcttgctggtcatagcccttggccacaagcctagccttgtacttttcaatcgtaccatcgggcctaagcttctttttgaacacccacttacatcccagtggtttgcaaccatagggacggtcagtgatctcccatgtcccgttagccatgatggaatccatctcgctacggaccgcatccttccagtagtcagcttctggagaggcatacgcttctgaaatagaagtgggagtatcatccacgaggtacacgaagaaatcatcaccaaaggtctttgcagtcctttgtctcttgcccctaccaagggtttcctcgtcatcctcctcgggattttcatcatgtgtttgttcataatattccatagggatggcaggttcaggagtctcctcagattcctgtctagaagtgctttgcatatctctcataggaaaaatatcctcaaagaatgtagcatccttagactccataattgtaccgatcttctggtcaggtacctcagatttcactactagaaatctatagccaacgctgttcttagcgtagcccaaattaatgcagtccacggtcttatgtccaagcttacgctttttggggatcggcacgttgactttcgccaaacagccccaagtgcgcaagtacgagagtgtcgtccttctctttgcccatttctcatagggagtgatctcactatcctttgtcggaactttattcaggacatgacatgccgtcaatatagcctccccccaccatgccttggataaacccgatgtatctaacatggcgttaaccaaatcagttagagtacggtttttccgctcggcaaccccgtttgactggggtgaatagggaggcgtcctctcatgaataatgccgtgttccgcacagaaggaatcaaactcactcgagaagtactctccaccacgatctgaccggactcgtttaattttcttttcaagttgattttcaacttctgccttatagattttaaagtagtgtagagcctcatctttagtatttaacagatacacatagcaatatctagtggaatcatctatcaatgtcatgaagtatctctttccacctttagtcaacacaccattcatctcacaaagatcagaatgtatgagttctaatggtgccaggtgtctctcctccgcggccttatgaggcttgcgaggttgcttagcttgcacacatgaaaggcacttagaacctttggctaaagtgaaactcgggattaaatccaacttggctagccgcgtcataacaccaaaactaatgtgacaaagacgtgaatgccaaacttcagattcattaacattcgaatgaatatggttcacgactttattacaaaaatctgcgagggaaaggcggaacatccctccgctctcataaccttttccaacaaagagtccatattttgtaacaactaatttattagactcgaaaaccaacttaaacccttctctacatagaagggagccactaacgaggttcttcttgatggcggggacatgctgcacgttcttcagctgcacgatccttcccgaagtaaacttcagatcgaccgtgccaacaccatgaacagaagcactcgcgccattccccatcaatacggacccgtgacctgtgacctggtaagaagtgaacaatgaaatgtcagcacacacatgaacacctgcacctgtgtccacccaccaatcgttgggttgaaacactgaaaaacagtaaataaattaccgtacccagatgcaccattctcattgttgcccacaatcatgttgacagacttggagtcctgtcctgacttcttgtacttgtttgggcacttgttggcccaatgttcaaccgaaccacaagtaaagcagccctcgtccttcttgttcttcttgaaggtcttcttacccttcttcttaaagtcggtattgtgttggacaccgttctttcccttgggcttgtgggagttgaagttcttctggttcaccatgttggcaacagaagtcccttcggccccttttccgtgcgagtcttttgccctcgaattctgctcaacactcagatggccaatgacatcctccacagagaattcacgcctctgatgtttcagagtggtggcaaagttcctccaggaattagggagcttagcgattatgcagcccgcgacaaacttgcccggtaactcgcacttgagaagctcaagttccttaacaatgcatattatctcatgagcctgctccaatacaggacggttttcaaccatcttgtaatcgtggaactgctctataatatacatctcgctccctgcatcggcggccccgaatttagattcgagcgcctcccacaagtccttggcgacatgcacatgtaaatatgcgtcgaccagtttatctccgatcacgctaagaactgctccgagaaacacaacggtagcctccttgaacgccttctcctgttcaggagcaatcgttcccgtggagacaccggtgacccagaacacgttcatagccgtgagccataacgtggtcttagtctgccaacgcttgaagtatgtaccggtaaacttatccggtttcagtgcagcggcaaagccacttgccgagaaattcctacacataataggtttttggattgttgagtaaataggcaatttctcgattaaattaatccatgagtaaatcactagcatggcattgactaagttgatgacgtactgattctgatctaaacatgcacgtactaagcaaacagtagacaaatctacacatactgctagtactgctaatatgaaaataatcaggagcgggataaacgagttataccctccagtaggccacgcagaggccgcgactttggtggcagcagcggcgtcctcggcgaccttcttgtcggcttcagctttctcggcggcggcacggtcggcgtcggtggacatggtgatgacgaaggcgacacggacgtagaggaagtagacgatcggaagcgagcagtcgcgtaatcgctgcccaaaaacctattcgcccctcaccccgtacaggaaccagaagggcgtggtttcggagacctgctctcccgtcgaccgtgtacgtggcggacgggatggagtcaccggcagcagcagcagcaaatgaacgacggtgggcgtgcgcgtgagcagatgtgatatgttcgtggcggctagggctaggagacaccgcatacttataggcgcagccgcgtggagagacgtgggctcgacccacgtccgagacAGCCCAcgatcccgcaacccgcggcgcgacgAGGCgcgacgaggcgggcggcggaggaggagtgcgcgagggcctcttctcttctcaagctccaatagcatgtagaagagaaacccttataaaccactacaactctccttccacttccggggtgggactaaacttcccaccacacctagtgccatataacccacatgggcccttagagatttttcagaaattgcaatatgggcctagagcccatctcagatttcagcaatttTGACAGATTTTTTGACATGTAAAATGACTTGTATTTTGACATTTTTTTTGACTTGCATTTTCACAGACATTGGCAAAAAATAATAATTACTTTCTTATGATGTGTTAAAATTAGAGAGAGCTATGGGAGTGACAATTGTGCATATACATGTGAGAGAGGTAATCTCATGAGAAAGATAAGCAAACCCATTCCATTCTATGTTGCCAACCAAACACTGCAATGTAATCATTCCATTCCATCTATTTTACCCTACCGAAGACAAGAATGGAACCAACCCATTCCCTTGGAATGGAACCATTTCATTCCGTTCCACCTCGTTCTTCAACTAAACACACCCCAAATTCATGGACTATATTACATGAATAACAACACTAGCACGTTCTTTGATTTTACGAATGACTGCACCATATCGTGCACAATTTCCACTCTTGAATTGGTCCACCACAATCTTGCAATGAAGGACGCATGTATGCGTTGATTGTAAAGATCCTCTGGAAGAGCCAATACCTCTCTCACCGCCATAACTTCAAGTGTAGTTGGGTCTGAAATAGCAGGGAAGACAATTGTCGAGGCTTCTTGGAACACCCCATTTTGATCTCTGCTGATTGTTGCCACTTCCCCATGAGTTCCACTCCGTCCCATTGCGGCATCAACATTCACTTTCGAAAAACTTACTGGAGAGGATAACCACTGTTATTAGCTGGTGCAACCCAAGTAGAAGCAGTTCGGGTAGGTTTTGCCAACCTTTGAATTTCCTCTGGGTAAGATGTGATGAAACCGTTGATGCACATGCCGAACAAAATCATTGGTCTGAAGAGTGTCATGCATGGTTGCATTCTCCTCCTGATTCAGACTCAACTGTTCGACCACTAGATCCAAAGATAGGGGCCAGGTACAACGGGACATGGGACGGCTTAAAAGAGCATGCCGCCAGGTATCATGCGCCCCGCACAGAGCTCATGCTCCTGCGGTAGCCATGGTCCTGCGATGAAGCACTTCACCAGATTGAATTGAGTGTTGCGCTAGTCGCCAAATGAACACTTGAAGTTTCGATGGAACCTGAACATTCCAAATCGAATTCCACTCACTGCTTTTCTGAAGTAGTGTGAGATGAGCCTTCCCTTTCTTCAAGCCATCCTTCTCTATTAAGTTCGGTAGGGTGAGCGGACTGTAAATATGCCTTGATGTTCTTTGTTCCACGCTCAAAAGCCCGAGATTCTACTAGTGCATAGCGGAATTCTGAGTATAGCTTCCACGTCAAAAGGGGTGAAAAACCGAGCGAACAAGTTCCTCCCTCCACGACGCCGTAGAACTCTCGATGAGCTCCGCCACCCGAGTGGGCGGATTTTGGACAGTGGATTTTTTTTAGGGGTTTTTGGACAGGGGATGCAATTGGTCCCTCGGTATCCAATTCCGTGCCATGACAGTCGAAGACCTGCACTCTGGGCCTGCGCGGCCTGGGCTCATATCTCGACCACAGAGTTTGCCCCAGAAACCCACCCAGGCCCAGCACGCGAAACCCTCGCACCTACCATTCGCAGTTTCGCACTGCCGCGGTGCCGCCTCCGCGCGCTCAACACTCGCCAGGCGCGCGCGCCGCGCCTCCTCGCCGTTTCCGCGTTTCCTTCCTGAACGGCGACCCCGATGCCACGGCCGGATGCCAAAATCGGCAACCCGGAGCGCGCGCCGTCGTATATAAGGATGCCTCGTTTCCCTTGCCCTAGcccgcgcctcctccgaccctcacCCGCCTCCGGCCCACGAGACCCTAACCCACTCCGGCGAGTAGATCCGGCACGTCCTGCTCTCTCCGCCACCAGCCGCCAGAGATGGCCGCCCGCAATTCATCTGCGCCCGCCGCACACCCGCTCCACCAGGATTCCGTCGCCGCCCCCAACTCGCCCCTGCTCGCCGCCGACCCGCTCCACCAGGCTGCCGTGGCCAACCCCAACTCTCCCGTGCTCGCCGCCAACCCGGTCCACCAGGCCAGCGCGGCGGCGTCGTCGGGGATGTACGGCGCTCCTGGGGCCCTCCCAACCGAGCAAGGGTCTTTGACGGTGCTGCCGCCCCTGCCGCCGCCACAAGGCGCGCCTGTGATGAAGACGGTCCAGGGCGTGAACATGATGGTTCCGACGCCCCTGCAAGGACCCCCGGTGATGCAAGGGGCAAACACGGTGGTGCCGATGCCCCTGCGGGAGCTGGTCATGACCGTGCCCCTACAAGGCAGACCTGTGATGGCACCTCTGCCTTTCCCCGCAGGTCCTCCATCCATGATGGCACCTCCGTCCTTTTATGATGTCGCTTCACCAATGACGGTGCAGCAGCCTCCACATGCCGGATACATGATGGGCCAGCCGCTGTTGCGTGCCAGCCCTCCACCGATGGCGGCGCTGCATCTCCCACAGGCCGTACACATGGTGGCACAGCCGCCTTTGCCAGCTGGCCCCCCTCCTCTGAGGCGTCGCCGTCCTGACTACTTTGGTTTGTGCTTACTGCTCAATTCTCTGCCTCTGTTAGATTAATTCTTTGTTTTGTTCCTGCAGATTCATATAAAAGTTTAGCAAAGAGAAATGAAACCTTATCAGATTTGTTGATGCTTATGGTTGTAGTTTATAGAGTAGATTTTGTTGATGCTTATGGTTGTAGTTTATATAGTAGATTTTGTTGACGCTTAAGGTTGTAGTTTATACAatagtttattattattattattatgtttgTAGCTTATACAATTGTCTGTTTGTTGGCCATATGCACGGTTAGGCTTTTGATTATGTCTATGTAAAAAGCATATGGCTATAGACATATCTTTGATTTTTTCCTGGGAAGCTTAATAGTCAACGCTGCGGTTGTTTCTCTTATGGTTCAACATGGATATTCGAGATGCTTTTGATTGTTAGATTGTACCTTTTTTTAAGCATCACTGCATCAGGTTTGTAGACTGAAGGTTTGGATTTGTTAGTGAGAACTTAGAACATTAGTATGGCAGATTATTGTCTCATTAGCCTAATTTTTTCTGTTAAATCTTCGAAGAAAAATCCTAGGATAGTTATAAGATACAGTTCTGGGATTTCTCTCTCTATGGTGTTGGTAGCATTTTGACATGTGGATTAAGTGTTGCCCAGCTTTTGCTATGTTAAAAACATTGGCGCAAAACTGACAGCACATATTTCTACTATTGTTCTAAAGAGCTTTGAAATGGACATCATATGACCAAATATATTATAAATCTTTAAAAACTTGAATTGGTCAATAGTGCTTATGTCAATCTGGTCGATCTAGCTTAGGGTATGCATGCTGCTGCGTCGTAGCACGGTTGCACCCTTACTTTTAACGCAGAAATTAATAGTTTAATAAAGCTAGTTCCTCTTTCCTATTAGTACCCTTCCAATATTTTATTGAGTATGACTAATTGCCATTTGGGCATTAGTTGTATATTTGTTGTCATCGCTGAGCTGCATGATAGGTTAAATAAATCACCATCTCTTCAGTTGGCAGCTTAGATTTTTCTCATCTCAAAAAGTCCCCTACATTTATCAATGCGTGTGGATATCTTTAATGCTTGTTATGAAAAATCAGCGTGCATATGTCCATTTCAACCTCATAGATGATATGCTCGTCATTTTTAACTTGTTTAAACCCTTTTCACATTGGTAACGCCGTAACAGTGAGATTGCCTTTTCCCCCTCTCCATATGTCCCTTTCTTGATATTTGATATA comes from Triticum aestivum cultivar Chinese Spring chromosome 5B, IWGSC CS RefSeq v2.1, whole genome shotgun sequence and encodes:
- the LOC123112779 gene encoding SH3 domain-containing protein C23A1.17 isoform X1 yields the protein MAARNSSAPAAHPLHQDSVAAPNSPLLAADPLHQAAVANPNSPVLAANPVHQASAAASSGMYGAPGALPTEQGSLTVLPPLPPPQGAPVMKTVQGVNMMVPTPLQGPPVMQGANTVVPMPLRELVMTVPLQGRPVMAPLPFPAGPPSMMAPPSFYDVASPMTVQQPPHAGYMMGQPLLRASPPPMAALHLPQAVHMVAQPPLPAGPPPLRRRRPDYFDMPFGPRMTGFELEMAGFDESMGLPYGPYINNEMPSVGSYEPHLPSDASNTLHVEGFPPNCTRRELAHIFRPFTGFCAVRLVNTGYNNRHVIAYADFETLAQAFSAMKSLQGYLFDMHDRYPVKLDLQFLPGPSKVNRWLVLGD
- the LOC123112779 gene encoding SH3 domain-containing protein C23A1.17 isoform X2, producing MAARNSSAPAAHPLHQDSVAAPNSPLLAADPLHQAAVANPNSPVLAANPVHQASAAASSGMYGAPGALPTEQGSLTVLPPLPPPQGAPVMKTVQGVNMMVPTPLQGPPVMQGANTVVPMPLRELVMTVPLQGRPVMAPLPFPAGPPSMMAPPSFYDVASPMTVQQPPHAGYMMGQPLLRASPPPMAALHLPQAVHMVAQPPLPAGPPPLRRRRPDYFDMPFGPRMTGFELEMAGFDESMGLPYGPYINNEMPSVGSYEPHLPSDASNTLHVEGFPPNCTRRELAHIFRPFTGFCAVRLVNTGYNNRHVIAYADFETLAQAFSAMKSLQGYLFDMHDLYSVKLDLQFLPVPSKICCLL